From Lagopus muta isolate bLagMut1 chromosome 15, bLagMut1 primary, whole genome shotgun sequence, the proteins below share one genomic window:
- the RHBDL1 gene encoding rhomboid-related protein 1 — protein sequence MDRSSLLQLIQEQLDPENTGFIGVETFASLVHSHELPLDPAKLDMLVALAQGNDEGQVCYQELVDLISSKRSSSFKRAIANGQRALPRDGLLDETGLGFYKRFVRYVAYEILPCEMDRRWYFYQHRTCPPPVFMAAVTLTQIIVFLCYGARLNKWVLQTYHPEYMKSPLVYHPGHRARAWRFLTYMFMHVGLEQLGFNALLQLMIGVPLEMVHGILRISFLYLAGVLAGSLTVSITDMRAPLVGGSGGVYALCSAHLANVVMNWAGMRCPYKLLRMVLALVCMSSEVGRAVWLRFSPPLPASGPQPSFMAHLAGAIVGISMGLTILRSYEESLRDQCGWWVVLLSYGTFLLFAVFWNIFAYDLLGAQIPPPP from the exons ATGGACAggagctccctgctgcagctcatccAGGAGCAG CTTGACCCTGAGAACACCGGTTTCATCGGCGTGGAGACGTTTGCCAGCCTCGTGCACAGCCATGAGCTGCCTTTGGATCCTGCCAAGCTGGACATGCTGGTGGCTCTGGCACAGGGCAATGATGAAGGGCAGGTCTGCTATCAGGAGCTGGTAGACCTG ATCAGCAGCAAGCGCTCAAGCAGCTTCAAACGTGCCATCGCCAATGGGCAGCGAGCCCTGCCCCGGGATGGGCTCCTCGATGAGACTGGGCTGGGCTTCTACAAGCGTTTCGTTCGCTACGTGGCCTATGAGATCCTGCCCTGTGAGATGGACCGGCGCTGGTACTTCTACCAGCACCGCACGTGCCCCCCACCTGTCTTCATGGCAGCTGTCACCCTCACCCAG ATCATCGTGTTCCTGTGCTATGGGGCCCGGCTAAACAAGTGGGTGCTGCAAACCTATCACCCCGAGTATATGAAGAGCCCCCTGGTCTACCACCCCGGGCACCGCGCCCGCGCCTGGCGCTTCCTCACCTACATGTTCATGCACGTGGG GCTGGAGCAGCTAGGGTTCAatgccctcctgcagctgatGATTGGGGTGCCCCTGGAGATGGTGCACGGCATCCTGCGCATCAGCTTCCTCTACCTGGCCGGTGTCCTTGCAG GGTCCCTCACCGTCTCCATCACGGACATGCGGGCACCTCTGGTCGGAGGCTCAGGTGGGGTGTATGCACTCTGCTCGGCGCATCTCGCCAACGTCGTCATG AACTGGGCCGGGATGCGTTGCCCCTACAAACTGCTGCGCATGGTGCTGGCGCTGGTGTGCA TGAGCTCGGAGGTGGGACGAGCCGTGTGGCTCCGCTTCTCGCCGCCGCTGCCAGCCTCGGGTCCGCAGCCCAGCTTCATGGCACACCTGGCGGGGGCCATCGTGGGCATCAGCATGGGGCTGACCATCCTGCGCAGCTACGAGGAGAGCCTGCGGGACCAGTGCGGCTGGTGGGTGGTGCTGCTCTCTTACGGCACCTTCCTGCTTTTCGCCGTCTTCTGGAACATCTTCGCCTACGACCTCCTGGGGGCACAAATCCCCCCCCCGCCCTAA
- the FBXL16 gene encoding F-box/LRR-repeat protein 16, with product MSNPRNGDTKPPCLPRNGLVKIPTQPNGLGSASITKGTPAVKNRLCQPSSVPAILSPALAPRSDLPIPSLASPLSLAALAGVSSPPGTSLVALNSSEAIPGSEHPSPERLPGSPSERQLVVDEKILNRLFWYFSACEKCVLAQVCKAWRRVLYQPKFWVGLTPVLHTKELYNVLPGGEKEFVSLQGFAVRGFDGFCLVGVSDLDICEFIDNYPLSKKGVKSMSLKRSTITDAGLEVMLEQMQGVVRLELSGCNDFTEAGLWSSLNARITALSVSDCINVADDAIAAISQLLPNLAELNLQAYHVTDTALAYFTAKQGYTTHTLRLNSCWEITNHGVVNMVHSLPNLSVLSLSGCSKVTDDGVELVAENLRKLRSLDLSWCPRITDMALEYIACDLHKLEELVLDRCVRITDTGLSYLSTMSSLRSLYLRWCCQVQDFGLKHLLGMGSLRLLSLAGCPLLTTTGLSGLVQLQELEELELTNCPGATPELFKYFSQHLPCCMVIE from the exons ATGTCGAACCCGAGAAACGGCGACACCAAGCCCCCATGTTTGCCTCGCAATGGACTGGTGAAGATCCCCACACAGCCCAACGGCCTCGGCTCTGCCAGCATCACCAAAGGCACCCCTGCCGTGAAAAACCGCCTGTGCCAGCCTTCCTCCGTGCCTGCCATCCTCAGCCCAGCCTTAGCTCCCCGCAGCGACCTGCCCATCCCCAGCCTGGCCTCACCGCTGTCCCTGGCCGCTCTGGCTGGCGTCTCGTCCCCTCCCGGCACCTCCTTGGTGGCACTGAACTCGAGCGAGGCCATtccaggctctgagcatccctcTCCAGAACGGCTGCCCGGTTCACCCTCAGAGAGGCAGCTGGTGGTGGATGAGAAGATCCTCAACCGCCTCTTCTGGTACTTTTCGGCTTGTGAGAAGTGCGTGTTGGCACAGGTGTGCAAGGCGTGGCGGCGAGTGCTCTACCAACCCAAATTTTGGGTGGGTCTGACACCTGTCCTCCACACCAAAGAGCTCTACAATGTCCTGCCTGGTGGCGAGAAAGAGTTTGTCAGCCTGCAGGGCTTTGCTGTGCGGGGTTTTGACGGTTTCTGCCTCGTGGGCGTCTCCGACCTGGACATTTGTGAGTTCATTGACAACTACCCCTTGTCCAAGAAGGGGGTCAAGTCTATGAGCCTTAAAAGGTCAACCATCACGGATGCAGGGCTGGAG GTGATGCTGGAGCAGATGCAGGGTGTGGTGCGGCTGGAGCTGTCAGGCTGCAACGACTTCACAGAAGCCGGGCTGTGGTCGAGCCTCAACGCCCGCATCACAGCGCTGAGCGTCAGCGACTGCATCAACGTGGCTGATGATGCCATCGCAGCCATCTCACAGCTCCTGCCCAACCTTGCCGAGCTCAACCTGCAAGCTTACCATGTGACGGACACGGCTCTCGCCTACTTCACCGCCAAGCAGGGTTACACCACGCATACCCTGCGCCTCAATTCCTGCTGGGAGATCACCAACCACGGCGTGGTCAACATGGTGCACAGCTTGCCCAACCTGAGTGTCCTCAGCCTCTCGGGCTGCTCCAAGGTGACAGATGATGGCGTGGAGCTGGTGGCTGAGAACCTGCGCAAGCTACGCAGCCTTGACCTGTCCTGGTGCCCTCGCATCACTGACATGGCCCTGGAGTACATCGCCTGTGACCTGCACaagctggaggagctggtgcTCGACAG GTGTGTGCGGATCACTGACACTGGTCTCAGCTACCTGTCCACCATGTCATCCCTGAGGAGCCTTTACCTGCGCTGGTGCTGCCAG gtgcaggactttggcCTGAAGCACCTCCTGGGCATGGGCAGCCTACGCCTCCTGTCTCTTGCTG GCTGCCCCTTGTTGACCACCACGGGCCTCTCAGGGCTGGtacagctgcaggagctggaggagctggagctcACCAACTGCCCCGGAGCCACTCCAGAGCTCTTCAAGTACTTCTCCCAGcacctgccctgctgcatggTCATCGAGTAG
- the WDR24 gene encoding GATOR complex protein WDR24 isoform X1, whose protein sequence is MEKMARVSTALGGNTLTGRTMFCHLDAPANAISVCRDAAQVVVAGRNIFKIYSIEEEQFVEKLNLRVGRKPSLNFSCADVVWHQMDENLLATAATNGVVVTWNLGKPSRNKQDQLFTEHKRTVNKVCFHPTEVYMLLSGSQDGYMKCFDLRKKDSVSTFSGQSESVRDVQFSIRDYFTFAATFENGNVQLWDIRRPDRYERMFTAHNGPVFCCDWHPEDRGWLATGGRDKMVKVWDMNTTRAKEIYCVQTIASVARVKWRPECKHHIATCSMMVDHNIYVWDVRRPFIPSAMFEEHKDVTTGIVWRHLHDPYFLLSGSKDSTLYQHIFKDASQPIDRANPEGLCYSLYGDLAFAAKESLISSDSNRKPYIGDRRHPIFFKRKLDPTEQFEYISSSSALSVFETDVESGSMDWFVHTAKQYALAGRPLAELCDHNAKVAKGLDRNQVAQTWTMLRIIYSSLGTVSSTNLNHSMGKGSNTLPLMNSFNLKDIPSGLGSESRLDRSKGESRTENILMDSSSTLINNEDNEETEGSDVPADYLLGDVEADEDDLYMMDHENPHAEEQEYSLPQEAFPLRHEIVDNPSALDHLQDKADSPHVSGNEAETVSLTPVESFSLISISHSLYENRLPSDFFNPIVRDTLLFYAEQGDVQTAVSVLIVLGDRIRKEIDEQTQEHWYTSYIDLLQRFQLWNISNEVIKLSTCRAINCLNQASTTLHINCSNCKRPMSNRGWICDRCRQCASMCAVCHHVVKGLFVWCQGCSHGGHLQHIMKWLETSSHCPAGCGHLCEYT, encoded by the exons ATGGAGAAGATGGCCAGGGTGAGCACGGCCCTGGGGGGCAACACCCTGACAGGGCGCACCATGTTTTGTCACCTGGACGCCCCTGCCAACGCCATCAGCGTGTGCCGCGACGCAGCCCAGGTGGTGGTGGCCGGCCGTAACATCTTCAAGATCTACTCCATCGAAGAGGAGCAGTTTGTGGAGAAGCTGAACCTCCGTGTGGGCCGCAAGCCCTCGCTGAACTTCAGCTGCGCCGACGTGGTGTGGCACCAGATGGATGAGaacctgctggccacagccGCCACCAATGGCGTGGTGGTCACCTGGAACCTGGGCAAGCCATCCCGCAATAAGCAGGACCAGCTGTTCACCGAGCACAAACGCACCGTCAACAAAGTCTGCTTCCACCCCACCGAGGTGTATATGCTGCTCAGCGGCTCCCAGGACGGCTACATGAAGTGCTTTGACCTGCGCAAGAAGGACTCTGTCAGCACCTTCTCTG GCCAGTCAGAGAGTGTGCGTGATGTGCAGTTCAGCATCCGCGACTACTTCACCTTTGCTGCCACCTTTGAGAATGGCAACGTGCAGCTGTGGGACATCCGCCGGCCCGACCGCTATGAGAGGATGTTCACAGCCCACAACGGCCCTGTCTTCTGCTGTGACTGGCACCCCGAGGACCG GGGCTGGCTGGCAACAGGCGGCCGGGATAAGATGGTGAAGGTTTGGGACATGAACACCACGCGGGCCAAGGAAATCTACTGCGTGCAGACCATTGCCTCCGTAGCCCGGGTGAAGTGGCGGCCAGAGTGCAAGCACCACATTGCCACCTGCTCCATGATGGTGGACCACAACATCTACGTGTGGGACGTGCGGCGGCCCTTCATCCCCTCTGCCATGTTTGAGGAGCACAAGGATGTCACCACGGGCATCGTGTGGCGTCACCTCCACGACCCCTACTTCCTCCTGTCCGGCTCCAAGGACAGCACCCTTTACCAGCACATCTTCAAGGATGCCAGCCAGCCCATCGACCGGGCCAACCCCGAGGGGCTGTGCTACAGCCTTTATGGAGACCTGGCCTTCGCAGCCAAGGAAAGTCTCATCTCCTCCGACTCCAACCGCAAGCCCTACATCGGGGACCGCCGCCACCCCATCTTCTTCAAGCGCAAGCTGGACCCCACAGAGCAGTTTGAGTACATCTCCTCCTCCAGTGCCCTCAGCGTCTTCGAGACGGACGTGGAAAGTGGCAGCATGGACTGGTTTGTGCACACTGCCAAGCAGTACGCACTGGCCGGCAGGCCCCTGGCTGAGCTCTGTGACCACAATGCCAAGGTGGCCAAGGGCTTGGACCGCAACCAG GTGGCTCAAACGTGGACGATGCTCCGGATCATCTACTCCAGCCTTGGCACCGTGTCATCCACCAACCTCAATCACAGCATGGGGAAGGGCAGCAACACTCTCCCACTCATGAACAG CTTTAACCTGAAGGACATCCCCTCTGGGCTGGGCAGCGAGTCGAGGCTGGATCGCAGCAAAGGAGAAAGCCGCACGGAAAATATCCTCATGGATTCCTCCTCCACCCTGATCAACAATGAGG ACAACGAGGAGACAGAGGGCAGTGATGTCCCTGCAGACTACCTGCTGGGAGACGTGGAGGCGGATGAAGATGACCTGTATATGATGGACCACGAGAACCCACACG cagaagagcaggagTACAGCCTTCCCCAGGAAGCCTTCCCCCTGCGTCACGAAATTGTGGACAACCCATCAGCCCTGGACCACTTGCAGGACAAGGCTGACTCCCCCCATGTCAGCGGCAACGAGGCCGAGACGGTGTCCCTGACACCCGTGGAGTCCTTCTCCCTCATCTCCATCTCCCACTCGCTCTATGAGAACCGCCTGCCCTCTGACTTCTTCAACCCCATTGTGCGTGACACACTGCTCTTCTACGCCGAGCAGGGGGATGTGCAGacagctgtgtctgtgctcaTTGTGCTGGGAGACCGAATCCGCAAGGAGATCGATGAGCAGACCCAG GAGCACTGGTACACCTCCTACATCGACCTGCTGCAGCGCTTCCAGCTCTGGAACATCTCCAACGAGGTGATCAAGCTGAGCACTTGCCGTGCCATCAACTGCCTCAACCAAGCATCCACCACCCTCCACATCAACTGCAGCAACTGCAAGCGGCCCATGAGCAACAGGGGGTGGATCTGTGACAG GTGTCGGCAGTGTGCCAGCATGTGCGCCGTGTGCCACCACGTGGTGAAGGGGCTCTTTGTCTggtgccagggctgcagccacgGCGGCCATCTGCAGCACATCATGAAGTGGCTGGAGACCAGCTCACACTGCCCGGCGGGCTGCGGCCACCTCTGCGAGTACACCTGA
- the STUB1 gene encoding E3 ubiquitin-protein ligase CHIP has translation MKGKEEREREGGGGGAAGPGAAGPGAGGGSPEKSHSAQEHKEQGNRLFGGRKYPEAAAAYGRAINRNPLVAVYYTNRALCYLKMQQHDKALADCKRALELDGQSVKAHFFLGQCQMEMENYDEAIANLQRAYNLAKEQRLNFGDDIPSALRIAKKKRWNSIEEKRINQENELHSYLTRLIMAEKERELAECRKAQQEENVDESRGRVQLAGIEAKHDKYLADMDELFSQVDEKRKKRDIPDYLCGKISFELMREPCITPSGITYDRKDIEEHLQRVGHFDPVTRSPLTQDQLIPNLAMKEVIDAFISENGWVEDY, from the exons atgaaggggaaggaggaacgGGAGCgggagggcggcggcggcggtgcggccgggccgggggccgcggggccgggagcggggGGAGGCAGCCCCGAGAAGAGCCACAGCGCGCAGGAGCACAAGGAGCAGGGCAACCGGCTCTTCGGCGGCCGCAAGTACCCCGAGGCCGCTGCCGCCTATGGCCGCGCCATC AACCGGAACCCTTTGGTGGCCGTGTATTACACCAACCGGGCGCTGTGCTACCTGAAGATGCAGCAGCACGACAAGGCGCTGGCTGACTGCAAGCGAGCCCTGGAGCTGGATGGGCAGTCAGTCAAGGCTCACTTCTTCCTGGGGCAGTGCCAGATGGAGATGGAGAACTACGACGAGGCCATCGCCAACCTGCAGAGAG CCTATAACCTCGCCAAGGAGCAGCGGCTGAATTTTGGGGATGACATCCCCAGCGCGCTGCGCATCGCCAAGAAGAAGCGCTGGAACAGCATTGAGGAGAAGAGGATCAACCAAGAGAACGAGCTGCACTCTTACCTGACCAGGCTAATCATGGCCGAGAAGGAAAG GGAGCTGGCTGAGTGCCGGAAAGCTCAGCAAGAAGAAAACGTGGATGAGAGCCGGGGCCGTGTTCAGCTGGCCGGCATTGAGGCCAAACAC GACAAGTACCTGGCAGACATGGATGAACTCTTCTCTCAGGTGGATGAGAAGAGGAAG AAGCGCGACATCCCTGACTACCTATGCGGGAAGATCAGTTTCGAGCTGATGAGAGAGCCCTGCATCACACCCAGCGGGATCACGTACGACAGAAAGGACATAgaggaacacctccag CGCGTGGGTCATTTTGATCCCGTGACGCGGAGTCCCCTGACCCAGGACCAGCTCATCCCCAACCTCGCCATGAAGGAGGTGATCGACGCCTTCATCTCGGAGAACGGCTGGGTGGAAGATTACTGA
- the WDR24 gene encoding GATOR complex protein WDR24 isoform X2 produces the protein MEKMARVSTALGGNTLTGRTMFCHLDAPANAISVCRDAAQVVVAGRNIFKIYSIEEEQFVEKLNLRVGRKPSLNFSCADVVWHQMDENLLATAATNGVVVTWNLGKPSRNKQDQLFTEHKRTVNKVCFHPTEVYMLLSGSQDGYMKCFDLRKKDSVSTFSGQSESVRDVQFSIRDYFTFAATFENGNVQLWDIRRPDRYERMFTAHNGPVFCCDWHPEDRGWLATGGRDKMVKVWDMNTTRAKEIYCVQTIASVARVKWRPECKHHIATCSMMVDHNIYVWDVRRPFIPSAMFEEHKDVTTGIVWRHLHDPYFLLSGSKDSTLYQHIFKDASQPIDRANPEGLCYSLYGDLAFAAKESLISSDSNRKPYIGDRRHPIFFKRKLDPTEQFEYISSSSALSVFETDVESGSMDWFVHTAKQYALAGRPLAELCDHNAKVAKGLDRNQVAQTWTMLRIIYSSLGTVSSTNLNHSMGKGSNTLPLMNSFNLKDIPSGLGSESRLDRSKGESRTENILMDSSSTLINNEDNEETEGSDVPADYLLGDVEADEDDLYMMDHENPHEEQEYSLPQEAFPLRHEIVDNPSALDHLQDKADSPHVSGNEAETVSLTPVESFSLISISHSLYENRLPSDFFNPIVRDTLLFYAEQGDVQTAVSVLIVLGDRIRKEIDEQTQEHWYTSYIDLLQRFQLWNISNEVIKLSTCRAINCLNQASTTLHINCSNCKRPMSNRGWICDRCRQCASMCAVCHHVVKGLFVWCQGCSHGGHLQHIMKWLETSSHCPAGCGHLCEYT, from the exons ATGGAGAAGATGGCCAGGGTGAGCACGGCCCTGGGGGGCAACACCCTGACAGGGCGCACCATGTTTTGTCACCTGGACGCCCCTGCCAACGCCATCAGCGTGTGCCGCGACGCAGCCCAGGTGGTGGTGGCCGGCCGTAACATCTTCAAGATCTACTCCATCGAAGAGGAGCAGTTTGTGGAGAAGCTGAACCTCCGTGTGGGCCGCAAGCCCTCGCTGAACTTCAGCTGCGCCGACGTGGTGTGGCACCAGATGGATGAGaacctgctggccacagccGCCACCAATGGCGTGGTGGTCACCTGGAACCTGGGCAAGCCATCCCGCAATAAGCAGGACCAGCTGTTCACCGAGCACAAACGCACCGTCAACAAAGTCTGCTTCCACCCCACCGAGGTGTATATGCTGCTCAGCGGCTCCCAGGACGGCTACATGAAGTGCTTTGACCTGCGCAAGAAGGACTCTGTCAGCACCTTCTCTG GCCAGTCAGAGAGTGTGCGTGATGTGCAGTTCAGCATCCGCGACTACTTCACCTTTGCTGCCACCTTTGAGAATGGCAACGTGCAGCTGTGGGACATCCGCCGGCCCGACCGCTATGAGAGGATGTTCACAGCCCACAACGGCCCTGTCTTCTGCTGTGACTGGCACCCCGAGGACCG GGGCTGGCTGGCAACAGGCGGCCGGGATAAGATGGTGAAGGTTTGGGACATGAACACCACGCGGGCCAAGGAAATCTACTGCGTGCAGACCATTGCCTCCGTAGCCCGGGTGAAGTGGCGGCCAGAGTGCAAGCACCACATTGCCACCTGCTCCATGATGGTGGACCACAACATCTACGTGTGGGACGTGCGGCGGCCCTTCATCCCCTCTGCCATGTTTGAGGAGCACAAGGATGTCACCACGGGCATCGTGTGGCGTCACCTCCACGACCCCTACTTCCTCCTGTCCGGCTCCAAGGACAGCACCCTTTACCAGCACATCTTCAAGGATGCCAGCCAGCCCATCGACCGGGCCAACCCCGAGGGGCTGTGCTACAGCCTTTATGGAGACCTGGCCTTCGCAGCCAAGGAAAGTCTCATCTCCTCCGACTCCAACCGCAAGCCCTACATCGGGGACCGCCGCCACCCCATCTTCTTCAAGCGCAAGCTGGACCCCACAGAGCAGTTTGAGTACATCTCCTCCTCCAGTGCCCTCAGCGTCTTCGAGACGGACGTGGAAAGTGGCAGCATGGACTGGTTTGTGCACACTGCCAAGCAGTACGCACTGGCCGGCAGGCCCCTGGCTGAGCTCTGTGACCACAATGCCAAGGTGGCCAAGGGCTTGGACCGCAACCAG GTGGCTCAAACGTGGACGATGCTCCGGATCATCTACTCCAGCCTTGGCACCGTGTCATCCACCAACCTCAATCACAGCATGGGGAAGGGCAGCAACACTCTCCCACTCATGAACAG CTTTAACCTGAAGGACATCCCCTCTGGGCTGGGCAGCGAGTCGAGGCTGGATCGCAGCAAAGGAGAAAGCCGCACGGAAAATATCCTCATGGATTCCTCCTCCACCCTGATCAACAATGAGG ACAACGAGGAGACAGAGGGCAGTGATGTCCCTGCAGACTACCTGCTGGGAGACGTGGAGGCGGATGAAGATGACCTGTATATGATGGACCACGAGAACCCACACG aagagcaggagTACAGCCTTCCCCAGGAAGCCTTCCCCCTGCGTCACGAAATTGTGGACAACCCATCAGCCCTGGACCACTTGCAGGACAAGGCTGACTCCCCCCATGTCAGCGGCAACGAGGCCGAGACGGTGTCCCTGACACCCGTGGAGTCCTTCTCCCTCATCTCCATCTCCCACTCGCTCTATGAGAACCGCCTGCCCTCTGACTTCTTCAACCCCATTGTGCGTGACACACTGCTCTTCTACGCCGAGCAGGGGGATGTGCAGacagctgtgtctgtgctcaTTGTGCTGGGAGACCGAATCCGCAAGGAGATCGATGAGCAGACCCAG GAGCACTGGTACACCTCCTACATCGACCTGCTGCAGCGCTTCCAGCTCTGGAACATCTCCAACGAGGTGATCAAGCTGAGCACTTGCCGTGCCATCAACTGCCTCAACCAAGCATCCACCACCCTCCACATCAACTGCAGCAACTGCAAGCGGCCCATGAGCAACAGGGGGTGGATCTGTGACAG GTGTCGGCAGTGTGCCAGCATGTGCGCCGTGTGCCACCACGTGGTGAAGGGGCTCTTTGTCTggtgccagggctgcagccacgGCGGCCATCTGCAGCACATCATGAAGTGGCTGGAGACCAGCTCACACTGCCCGGCGGGCTGCGGCCACCTCTGCGAGTACACCTGA
- the JMJD8 gene encoding jmjC domain-containing protein 8 isoform X2 — protein MAAAWRVLAILLPLAWARARLAGDAGGWQTGDVPEEQRCTVLRTDGSMSPALFLQRFAFSRPVILRGVTDNSAFRALCTRQKLLAAFGERLVRLSTANTYSYRKVDVPFQEYVEQLLKPQDPEALGSDTLYFFGDNNFTEWGSLFQHYVPPPFRIPGTSGAYSFGIAGSGSGVPFHWHGPGYAEVIFGRKRWFLYPPDKTPHFHPNETTLAWLQHTYPTLPPEERPLECTIRPGEVLYFPDRWWHATLNLDTSVFISTFLG, from the exons ATGGCGGCAGCGTGGCGGGTGTTGGCGATACTGCTGCCCTTGGCCTGGGCCCGGGCCCGGCTCGCAGGCGATGCAGGCGGCTG GCAGACGGGCGATGTGCCGGAGGAGCAGCGGTGCACAGTGTTGAGAACCGACGGCTCCATGAGCCCCGCTCTCTTCCTGCAGCG GTTCGCCTTCTCCCGGCCCGTCATCCTCCGCGGGGTCACCGACAACTCG GCTTTTCGGGCCCTCTGCACCCGCCAGAAGCTGCTTGCTGCCTTCGGGGAGCGCCTGGTGCGGCTCAGCACGGCCAACACGTACTCCTACCGCAAAG tggaTGTCCCCTTCCAGGAGTACgtggagcagctcctgaagcCGCAGGACCCAGAAGCACTGGGCAGTG ACACCCTCTATTTCTTCGGGGACAACAACTTCACCGAGTGGGGATCCCTTTTCCAGCACTACGTGCCCCCACCTTTCCGCATCCCGGGCACCAGCGGAGCCTACAGCTTTGGGATTGCAG GCTCAGGCTCTGGCGTTCCCTTCCACTGGCACGGCCCCGGTTACGCCGAGGTTATCTTTGGCAGGAAG CGCTGGTTCCTCTACCCACCTGATAAAACACCCCACTTCCACCCCAATGAGACCACGCTGGCCTGGCTCCAGCACACCTACCCCACGCTGCCACCAGAAGAACGCCCACTGGAGTGCACCATCCGGCCCGGGGAG gTGCTGTATTTCCCCGACCGCTGGTGGCATGCCACGCTCAACCTGGACACCAGCGTCTTCATCTCCACCTTCCTGGGGTAG
- the JMJD8 gene encoding jmjC domain-containing protein 8 isoform X1 has product MSLAGRCSVVRRGACRELQSRGHCHGGSVAGVGDTAALGLGPGPARRRCRRLTGDVPEEQRCTVLRTDGSMSPALFLQRFAFSRPVILRGVTDNSAFRALCTRQKLLAAFGERLVRLSTANTYSYRKVDVPFQEYVEQLLKPQDPEALGSDTLYFFGDNNFTEWGSLFQHYVPPPFRIPGTSGAYSFGIAGSGSGVPFHWHGPGYAEVIFGRKRWFLYPPDKTPHFHPNETTLAWLQHTYPTLPPEERPLECTIRPGEVLYFPDRWWHATLNLDTSVFISTFLG; this is encoded by the exons ATGTCCCTCGCCGGACGCTGTAGCGTGGTGCGGCGCGGCGCATGCCGGGAGCTGCAGTCCCGGGGCCACTGCCATGGCGGCAGCGTGGCGGGTGTTGGCGATACTGCTGCCCTTGGCCTGGGCCCGGGCCCGGCTCGCAGGCGATGCAGGCGGCTG ACGGGCGATGTGCCGGAGGAGCAGCGGTGCACAGTGTTGAGAACCGACGGCTCCATGAGCCCCGCTCTCTTCCTGCAGCG GTTCGCCTTCTCCCGGCCCGTCATCCTCCGCGGGGTCACCGACAACTCG GCTTTTCGGGCCCTCTGCACCCGCCAGAAGCTGCTTGCTGCCTTCGGGGAGCGCCTGGTGCGGCTCAGCACGGCCAACACGTACTCCTACCGCAAAG tggaTGTCCCCTTCCAGGAGTACgtggagcagctcctgaagcCGCAGGACCCAGAAGCACTGGGCAGTG ACACCCTCTATTTCTTCGGGGACAACAACTTCACCGAGTGGGGATCCCTTTTCCAGCACTACGTGCCCCCACCTTTCCGCATCCCGGGCACCAGCGGAGCCTACAGCTTTGGGATTGCAG GCTCAGGCTCTGGCGTTCCCTTCCACTGGCACGGCCCCGGTTACGCCGAGGTTATCTTTGGCAGGAAG CGCTGGTTCCTCTACCCACCTGATAAAACACCCCACTTCCACCCCAATGAGACCACGCTGGCCTGGCTCCAGCACACCTACCCCACGCTGCCACCAGAAGAACGCCCACTGGAGTGCACCATCCGGCCCGGGGAG gTGCTGTATTTCCCCGACCGCTGGTGGCATGCCACGCTCAACCTGGACACCAGCGTCTTCATCTCCACCTTCCTGGGGTAG